The following nucleotide sequence is from Aquarana catesbeiana isolate 2022-GZ linkage group LG08, ASM4218655v1, whole genome shotgun sequence.
ACAAAGTTTTGAACTGAAAAGTAGTGATTTGTCAATAAGTAACATTCACTTTCATAGACAATGTTCCTATTTACCTGAAATTCCTCTTTCTCCTTGATCTCCCTTTGGCCCCTGTGGTCCCTGTTCTCCTCTTGGTCCAGGTGTTTCAGCAATCCTTGATGTTGCTTGTGGCCCGGGTGGTCCCATTGGCCCTGGTGGTCCTATTAAATCAAGTCAAGTCAATACATATATTGACAAAGttactgtatatttttgtatagCTTTTTAAAACAACACATTCATCATTTaagggaaactataatggtttgggGTTAGTTTCATTTAGccagttttttgttttatgtttatacATTTTCAAGCTTTTTTTTGTTGGTCGTTGTATTATAATACATGACAAATGATTTCCAGAGCGctatgggttagctaaagagacaACACAGCAGACCGTGCTTGCTATGAGGCTCCTTTAGTCAGATTGAAACCTGTGATAAGGGAGGGGTGTCTGCACTAAAGACTCAGTAAGTTCTGTAAACAATTGTCTTTTTTTCACCACAGCTACACCAGCTAGCTTAAAAAGAGAACACAAAATATAAATATGCAATGTTGCATATTTACTTGGATTTACTTGGatacaataatatttctttatatttttatttttatagccttggccaaaataaataaagaaatatacATGAAACAGCTATCTGTTCATTTTATTCCTTTGATTACCAAGGATGTATCATATTTACCATGGCTATTCCCTCTCATGGATGGTGGAAGAGTTAACAATGTAATATGTTTCATTTAAGGACTGGTATCTGTACTACCAGAGTAATCTTGGTGGGTGGATACATAGCTAAATGATGGGCACTTGCCAGTCACCTCTTGTGAAACCAACGTCAAATCCTATTCCCGGATTTGGCTTTCATGATGACAAGCAGAGAACTCAATTAACAAGAGTCTCATGTTCACTGATCAACTTTGATCAATTTTTGATCAACTTTTGGACTTTGAACCCAGAAGTTCTCACTTTTTTACCTGCAGCTCCAATGTCTCCCTTTTCTCCTTTTGGTCCTGGTGGTCCCTGTTCTCCTCTTAGTCCAGATGCTCCATCAACCCCTGATGGTCCCTGTGGCCCAGGTGGTCCTGAATAGTCAAGTCAACACATTAACTGACTGGGGTAATGCTTCACATGAAACAAAATACAGACATTTATTTCTATACTAAAACACATGTGTTAAAGGATTGCTTAAATACAATGTAGCCAACAACTATCAGCTAATGCTACATCTTTATTTGTTTTACATAATGGGCTATTTGGAAAGCAGTACAGAGGCAAAACTGAATGCTGTATTATGCATATTTCAACCACTAATTCCATAGTTGATATCTACTCAATTCCATCCAATTCCTTACTATTTTATTGGCAAGTGAAGCCACCTATCACATTTGGTGGGAAATGGTCCAGAGGTCAGTAAGTTGACCACATATTAGCTGTGGATATGGTCATTGATATTTTCATAGTAAAGTATTTGGTCTATAGGTGGCTGGATCTGGCCTCTATGGACCTAGAGGTGATTGTTCTGTTGACTTGGAGGTGGCTTCTCTGCAGACCTGGGGGTGTCTGCTCTATGAACCTCAAGGTGGCTTCCCTTTGTACCTTATGGTAGCTGCTTTATGGACCTGGTGGTAGTTGCTCGATTGACTTGGAGGTGGTTTCTCTATGTACCTGCTGTAATCTGCTTTATGAACCTAGTGGTGACTTCTTTATAGACCTCAAGGTGACTGCATTATAAATCTGAAGTTTGCTTCAGAGGCTTCTTCTCTGTGAATCTGGAAGTTGCTACACTATGGATCTGGAGGTGGCTTTTCTATGGACTTGGAGGTGACTGTTACATGGACCTTGCAGTGGCTGCTTGTAGGTGGGTGCATTGGCAATAAGGGACACAGTCAGGTACAGTATAAAACTTGGTCATCTCATTCCCAATCGTAAAGGTGTCCATCAGAGTTGTgaccctacactttccctcctcatcaggaacctttcccccCATTACTAGTGCTGTCCCTAACAAGTTGGGGTTTCTTTCCCTACGCTACTCACTCACATAAAGCGAGCCAAACCCAGGAGTCAGGGCCCTAAACAGGCTCTGCTATATTCAAGAGggttgctagagtcacatgggccGAGAGCATCTAACTGGATCGCTTCCCCAATGACCCCAGAAAACCACAGAGGTACTCTGTTCCTCATGACTCCCCCTCCAGATGCAGAACTGCTacggttgagtgccacctgcagtgacGGAAACAAACTGCATCTGCCTACATGCTCTATAGACCTGGAGGTAGTTGCTCTATTGACATGGAACTTTTTGCAGCAGCATTTTAGGCATTTAAAGCTATTAAAAACAGATTATTTTATACTGTACCTGTTTCTCCCCTTTCTCCCTTCTCTCCATTTGTCCCATTTATGCCTGGTAAGCCATTCTTCCCAGGAGCTCCACATGTGATGATGGAGTAGGCATTTTCATCTGGGTTATAGCACATTTGGGTGGATGGTGTCACTGAATTCACAAAGAGCAGAAGCACACCGAGAACTTTCACAATTTGCATATTCCATGTACAGCTTGCCTGTAGAGGAGAAAAAAGTTGATGTTTCTGACAACTAAAAAATACCATCATGACTGCAGATACTGTAAGCTTACTCTAAATTTGTTTAAGGACCTTTAAGGACAGTCAGTTATGTAAATTTTTTAGACTTTCACATAAATACATCTTGACCAGGAACTTTATGTTCTGATTTaccttggagaataaaatagtgaccAGACAAGGCTTTTATATCCTGTCCAATCAATGATTCTGGCAGATAGAGGTCAACAACCAGGCATGTCTAGTGATATCTTTTGGCATAAGGATGTCACTCAATCTGTGCCAAAACCAGTGTGATGGGCAACTGTCAGTTCATGTGTGGGTTCCTTGACCTAATACTTAAGATGAAACTCTAGCCaaaatatttttgccacccaagccaattctaactcttctacatgtaaaaatcctattttttttgctagaaaattgctaaaaaaagtCGATGCTTGGTTTACAGGttattagagttacagaggaggtctagtgctactctatcactctaatgatcgcagtgatacctcacgtgtggtttgaatgccgtttacatatgcaggcatgacctacatatgcgttcgcttctgcgcgcacaAGGGGGcggggggtgctttaaaaatgttatttttttttattgcttattttattttttattctcacactttctcttaaattttttattttttgaacacttttattcctgttacaaggaatgtaagcatcccttattcgaatagggcatgacaggtcctctttacagggagatctggggtttataagtccccacatctctcctctatactGAAAAGCCTGAGATAAAAGAAAACGCCAGCGTATACATCTGCTGGAGCCGTAAGTGACATTATGATGTTGCTTCCGGCCTCTGAGGACCATAGAGATGGGCAGGGACCATCTAGTCTGCGGTAAACAGtgttttaaaccacacatgtgaggtatcgctgtgattgttagagcgagagcaataatgctagcacaagccctcctctgtatctctaaactggtattctgtagaaatttttaaagggtcgcctatggagatttttaagtactatagtttgacgccattctacgagcgtgtgcaattttaaagcatgacatcttaggtatctatttactgtaagtaattttctagcaaaaaatactgattttaacttgtaagcaaaaagtgtcagaaaaaggcttaggcatgaaggggttaaaacacaTTATTTGGGAAACTGAGACCTGTGAAGGTTTTGCTTCTGTTAGGCCTAGTTCATATAGGTTTTATCTGCTAATCTTTCTAAAGCCTCCTAACAGCTTGTATAATTTAGGAGGCTTAAAGTGGACCTATCttaaaatatatgtacagtatctcacaaaagtgagataagggaaaatgtccaaattgggccaattagccattttccctccctgatgtcatgtgaatcgttagtgttacaaggtctcaggtgtgaatggggagcaggtgtgttaaatttgatgttttcACTCTCACTCTCAAatactggacactggaagttcaacatggcacataatGGCAAAAAACTCTTCGAGGAtttgaagaaaagaattgttgctctacataaagatggcctaggctataagaagattgccaagaccctgaaactgagctacagcacggtggccaagaccatacagcggtttaacaggacaggttccactcagaacaggcctcgccatggtcgaccaaagaagttgagtgcacgtgctcagcgtcatatccagaggttgtctttgggaaatagacatatgggttctgccagcaatgctgcagaggttgaaggggtggggggtcagcctgtcagtgctcagaccatacgccgcacactgcatcaaattggtctgcatggctgttgtcccagaaggaagcctcttctaaagatgatgcacaagaaagcctgcaaacagttcgctgaagacaagaagactaagaacatggattactgaaaccatgtcctgtggtctgatgagaccaagacaaacttatttggttcagatgaggtcaagcatgtgtggcggcaaccaggtgaggagtacaaagacaagagtgtcttgcctacagtcaagcatggtggtgggagtgtcatggtctggggctgcattagtcctgctggcactggggacctaaagttcattgaggcaaccatgaatgccaacatgtactgtgacatactgaagcagagcatgatccccctccctttgaagactgggctgtaagggcagtattccaacatgataacgaccccaaacacacctccaagatgaccactgccttgctaaagaagatgagggtaaaggtgatggactggccaagcaggtctccagacctaaaccctattgagcatctatggtgcatctttaaacggaaggtggaggagcgcaaggtctctaacatccaacagctccgtgatgttgtcatggaggagtggaagaggacaccagtggcaacctgtgaagctctggtgaactccatgcccaagagggttagggcagtggttgaaaataatggtggccacacaaaatattgacactttgagcccaatttggacattttcacttaggtgtatactcacttttgttgccagcagtttagacattaatggctgtgtgttgagttgttttgaggggacagcaaatttacactgttatacaagctgtacactcactactttacattgtagcaaagtgtcatttcttcagtgttgtcgcattaaccacttcctgaccggcgcacgccaatgtatgtcggcagaatggcacagctgggcaaatgggcgtacctgtaagtcccattgaattccccgccatgccattgcgtgcgcgccactGGCGGCGTgcatgcgcgccggccgggagctccgtgagtcgggtcgcgggtcccgggTACTAGATCcctgcggggatacctgcgattgcctcacggagaggacgaacgggagatgctgatgtaaacagcatctccccgttctgcctagtgacagtgtcactgatctctgctccctgtcatcgggagcagagatcagtgacgtgtcacagctagcccatcccctctacagttagaaaacactccctagtactgacttaatccctccccgccccctagtggttaaccccttcactgccagtgtcatttacacaggaatcagtgcatttttatagcattgatttctgtataaatgacaatagtcccaaatatgtgtcaaaaatgtccgatgtttccgccataatgtcgcagtcacaataaaaattgctgatcgccgccattactagtaaaaaaaattattaataaaaatgccataaaactatcccctattttgtaaacgctata
It contains:
- the LOC141104642 gene encoding uncharacterized protein — protein: MAQASCTWNMQIVKVLGVLLLFVNSVTPSTQMCYNPDENAYSIITCGAPGKNGLPGINGTNGEKGERGETGPPGPQGPSGVDGASGLRGEQGPPGPKGEKGDIGAAGPPGPMGPPGPQATSRIAETPGPRGEQGPQGPKGDQGERGISGPPGSQGPQGIAGPPGPKGTQGLPGPKGDRGESATSVIESLRRQFSGFEQQVKDLQSRLAKVEKKRRWWG